From the Saccharomycodes ludwigii strain NBRC 1722 chromosome I, whole genome shotgun sequence genome, one window contains:
- the CEM1 gene encoding fatty acid synthase CEM1 (similar to Saccharomyces cerevisiae YER061C | CEM1 | Condensing Enzyme with Mitochondrial function) — MSQRRVVVTGLGALTPLGKNVSESWTNLVNSRSGLTPITKLPDFNENYDIPHQFPSSLSVGYIPSFYGHESNNDAYPENLFTSQDMRRMNKFSKYAIISTYEALKDAKLISQYREQQESNGKFKLNIANIDNFGCSIGSGIASISDTVDAVNTFNSKKKKKISPLLIPLILNNMAASHIAIKFGLRGPLTSTSTACATGGNSIGDAYHLIKLKKSDIMVCGAAEASIHPIALSGFYRAKSLSSTGISRPFDSSRDGFVLGEGAGILILEELEHALKRGCTKIYGEIVGYGMSSDAYHITAPDPTGNGALRAMQMATTNVNTNIDSKKPINWHVNCHSTSTKLGDFSEIQAITQLFRNTTQNKLINSGRIGCSSNKGSMGHLLGAAGAVEAIFTLKSLEQGIVPHTLNLNEVDPNIMEVCDNTNNNANFKIELIKKKPMQIDLDYAISNSFGFGGVNASLCFKKYT, encoded by the coding sequence ATGTCACAAAGAAGAGTCGTTGTGACCGGACTCGGTGCTTTAACACCATTGGGTAAAAATGTCTCAGAGTCATGGACCAACTTAGTTAATTCCAGATCGGGATTAACCccaataacaaaattgccagattttaatgaaaattatGATATCCCACATCAATTCCCGTCTTCTTTATCTGTCGGCTATATACCATCATTTTATGGGCACGAGAGTAACAATGATGCATATCCAGAAAACCTATTTACTTCTCAAGATATGCGTCGTATGAACAAATTCAGTAAATATGCTATAATATCGACATACGAAGCGTTAAAAGATGCAAAACTAATTTCACAATATAGAGAACAGCAAGAATCCAATGGAAAGTTTAAATTGAATATTGCAAATATAGATAACTTTGGTTGTTCCATTGGATCAGGAATAGCCTCAATCTCAGACACAGTAGATGCAGTCAATACATTCaacagtaaaaaaaaaaagaaaatatcgCCACTTTTAATCCCTCTCATTTTGAACAACATGGCTGCATCACATATTGCCATTAAGTTCGGATTAAGGGGCCCATTAACTTCTACATCAACAGCATGTGCCACAGGTGGAAATTCTATTGGAGATGCCTATCATTTAATCAAACTTAAGAAGAGTGATATTATGGTTTGTGGCGCAGCTGAGGCGTCAATTCACCCAATTGCACTATCTGGGTTCTACCGTGCCAAAAGTTTAAGTTCTACTGGCATTTCAAGACCCTTCGATTCAAGTAGAGATGGATTTGTCTTGGGTGAAGGTGCTGGTATTTTGATCTTGGAAGAGTTGGAACATGCTTTGAAGAGAGGATGCACCAAGATATACGGAGAAATTGTTGGGTATGGGATGAGTAGTGATGCTTATCATATAACTGCCCCAGATCCGACTGGAAATGGTGCCTTGAGAGCAATGCAGATGGCTACCACAAATGTCAACACCAATATCGATAGCAAAAAACCTATTAATTGGCATGTTAATTGCCATTCTACTTCCACCAAGCTGGGCGATTTTTCTGAGATTCAGGCTATAACCCAGTTATTTAGAAATACCACTCAAAATAAACTAATAAATTCAGGAAGAATTGGTTGCTCAAGTAATAAGGGTTCTATGGGTCATTTATTGGGTGCCGCTGGTGCCGTGGAAGCCATATTTACATTGAAAAGCTTGGAACAGGGTATAGTACCACACACCTTAAACTTGAATGAAGTTGACCCAAATATTATGGAAGTTTGTGATaacaccaataataatgccaaCTTCAAAATAGAGTTAATTAAGAAGAAACCGATGCAAATTGATCTAGATTATGCGATAAGTAATAGCTTTGGTTTTGGAGGAGTTAATGCATCattatgttttaaaaaatacacaTGA
- the DFG10 gene encoding putative polyprenol reductase (similar to Saccharomyces cerevisiae YIL049W | DFG10 | Defective for Filamentous Growth): MLTKLTQQSFLQSVEYIVYLSFIFAYFCIFLAEWKIHNLLKYGKTLPKNFQYENNTKIPSFLKIKVYKYWFYHFYLLSSLLSIITIIQSIIAKNTNSIPVVPCLYLIHSLRRLYESLYVAKKSKTSLMNISHYIVGLWFYTSFNFITYVNRNVTNGGLVTYTRIAIFTLFFLFFNLDQYKNHLYLSKLTKYTLPSSGLFKWVCCAHYFDEVMIYLTIFLYAPNPGYFLAFLWVFINLSCSAKEQQSYYYISELKNRKDKHGIKYSKTSTPKYAIIPCLL, from the coding sequence ATGCTTACTAAACTAACACAGCAATCTTTCCTACAATCCGTTGaatatattgtttatttaagtTTTATCTTTgcatatttttgtatatttttagcTGAATGGAAAATACACAATCTATTAAAATATGGTAAGACGTTAcctaaaaattttcaatatgaaaataataccaaaatcccatcatttttaaaaatcaaagtatataaatattggTTTTATCATTTCTATCTATTATCCAGTTTATTGTCGATCATAACCATTATACAATCCATTATTGCCAAAAACACTAACAGTATACCAGTAGTCCCATGTTTATACCTGATACATAGTTTAAGAAGATTATATGAATCGCTTTATGTTGCCAAAAAGAGTAAGACTTCATTAATGAATATATCACATTACATCGTCGGGCTATGGTTTTACAcaagttttaatttcattacATATGTCAATAGAAATGTTACTAATGGTGGTCTTGTCACGTATACAAGAATTGCAATATTTACATTATtcttcttattttttaatttggatCAATATAAAAACCATTTATATCTAAGCAAGTTAACTAAATATACACTTCCAAGTAGTGGGTTATTTAAGTGGGTATGTTGTGCACATTATTTTGATGAAGTTATGATTTACTTAACCATTTTCCTTTATGCTCCCAATCCAGGATACTTTTTGGCATTTTTGTGGGTGTTCATAAACCTAAGTTGTAGTGCCAAAGAGCAACAGTCATATTACTATATAAGTGAActaaaaaacagaaaagaTAAGCATGGCATTAAATATTCGAAAACTTCAACACCTAAATATGCTATAATACCATGTTTGCTATGA